One bacterium genomic region harbors:
- a CDS encoding anaerobic ribonucleoside-triphosphate reductase activating protein has product MKILIKGMIETSLLDWDGKIVSTLYTPYCNFRCPYCQNAGLVLNPDQYETIPFEVISNFLTSHRNWIDGICLTGGEPCFFEDLPEFLEKIRNLGMEIKLDTNGTFPKILQRVIDRGLVNYVAMDIKAPLNFNAYEKSTRIKSKELLERVRESVDLIIHSGVDYEFRTTVVPNLHSEEDILEIAREIGRAKKYALQNFSNRETMDPELQKISPYKIEELEKIRELCLQYVQCCVVRGK; this is encoded by the coding sequence ATGAAAATTTTGATAAAGGGAATGATTGAAACTTCGCTACTTGATTGGGATGGAAAGATCGTTTCCACTCTATATACGCCCTATTGTAATTTCAGATGTCCCTACTGTCAAAACGCAGGACTGGTCCTGAATCCTGACCAGTATGAGACAATTCCCTTCGAAGTAATCTCCAATTTTTTAACAAGCCATCGAAACTGGATTGATGGAATATGTCTTACCGGTGGAGAACCCTGTTTTTTTGAAGATTTACCGGAATTTCTGGAAAAAATTCGCAATTTAGGAATGGAAATAAAACTCGATACCAATGGCACTTTCCCAAAAATATTGCAGAGAGTAATAGATAGGGGGCTGGTCAATTATGTGGCTATGGACATTAAAGCGCCCTTAAATTTTAATGCCTATGAGAAATCGACAAGGATAAAGAGTAAAGAATTATTGGAGAGGGTTAGAGAAAGTGTTGACTTAATAATCCATTCTGGAGTCGATTACGAATTCCGCACCACGGTGGTTCCCAATCTCCACAGCGAGGAAGACATCCTGGAAATCGCACGAGAAATAGGAAGAGCAAAGAAATACGCTTTGCAGAACTTTTCCAACCGGGAAACAATGGATCCCGAGCTCCAGAAAATATCTCCTTACAAAATTGAAGAATTGGAAAAGATTCGCGAGCTCTGTCTTCAGTATGTTCAATGCTGTGTCGTACGGGGAAAGTAG
- a CDS encoding MOSC domain-containing protein — protein sequence MRRIKIVSINRSDKKGTVKRPVGEATLKRNWGLVGDAHGGLSRRQVSLLGIENIRKFVTRLAKLKRSKSVKLKIGPGDFAENITTGGFDLNGLPIGTKLKLGNRAVIEITQRGKECHTKCEIRKLIGSCIMPKEGLFAKVISGGKIKVGDSIEIERKSL from the coding sequence ATGAGAAGAATTAAGATTGTTTCCATAAATAGAAGTGATAAAAAGGGCACTGTTAAAAGGCCTGTAGGAGAGGCGACCTTGAAGAGAAATTGGGGATTGGTGGGAGATGCTCATGGTGGTTTATCCCGTCGCCAAGTGAGTCTTTTAGGAATAGAAAATATTAGAAAGTTCGTTACGCGATTAGCAAAGCTCAAACGTTCTAAAAGTGTGAAGTTGAAGATTGGTCCAGGAGATTTTGCAGAGAATATTACCACTGGGGGTTTTGACCTTAATGGTTTGCCGATTGGTACAAAACTGAAGTTGGGAAATAGGGCGGTAATCGAGATTACCCAGCGGGGCAAAGAGTGTCACACCAAATGTGAAATAAGGAAGTTAATAGGCAGTTGTATTATGCCCAAAGAGGGACTATTTGCAAAAGTAATCTCGGGAGGAAAAATAAAAGTGGGAGACTCCATAGAAATTGAGAGGAAAAGCTTATGA